One Aphelocoma coerulescens isolate FSJ_1873_10779 chromosome 22, UR_Acoe_1.0, whole genome shotgun sequence genomic window, CAGCCTCGACCTGCCATGGCTGTTGCAGGAGCAGGAGTCTTGTGGCGTTGGGATTTGGTGCCGGTACGAAAGTGGCTGCCTGGTTTTTGGGGGTGTCAGGTATTGCAGGTAATGCTCCTAAGCGCCATTCCCTCCCACCTGTAGGAGAGGTAACACGTGCTGGAGGTGTTAAGTGCTTTGTCTATGCCCCGGCAGCTTTGGCAGCTTTGCATCGGTATCTGCTGCTTATGCAGATCTGGGGAACATCAAAGCACCAGGTGCCTCCGACAGCGATTCGTGGCTGATAAttcggagggagggagggcaccCTGTGAAACACCTGGCCAGGTGTGACCAAGGGTCCGGCCGAAATGGTCAGAGCTCCTGCTGGGTTCTCGGTGCAGGGCCCTGGGGCCATGGGCACATCAGGGCAGTTGTGGGGGGCAGAGAGAACCGTGACCAAAGCAGTGGATGTGATGAGGTGATGTGACACCCATGGACATCTGCTCTGATGCAATTTGTCCTAAGCCCGTTCCTTAAACCTTTCGTGGTGTGGGACCAAGTGGTCTCAGCATCCCATCGCTCTGGTCCttcactccctccctccctccctcccacccccgGCTGCTGCATCCTTCAGCCAGACAGTTTTAGATCCATCTCCTGCCTGCATTCATATTTGCAGCTCTCCAAGCTTGCCTGAGCCTtgtgaagagcagctcagcattCCAGGGCAGATCCCTGCTTCACCAGGGTCTGTTCTTCACCCCACACTTGTGCTCCCAGGCCGAGGAGCTGCTTTTTCCACGGGCTGAGCCCAGTTGTGCacagtgggagggagggagggaaggaggcagtcGTGGGTGGCTGAGGCTCAGCTGGGATGCTCCGGGGAGGTCCAGGGACAAGTTGGCTTTGTCTTTGCatttcccatcccagccccttttTGTCTCaagcaggcacagcagcacagccggtgtccctgtgtcctgccccacatccctgtgtcctactccgtgtccctgtgtcctgctctgTGTCCCAGTCACGGGACGAACACCACCTGCCCGACCCAGCTCGTGCTTTAATGCACCATTTGTACAAACATCACCCTGGGCCTGTGATAAGACCCCTCGGTCTGTTTGTTGGCGCTCTTTCCTTTTTGTGTGTCCAAAGTAATCAGTGGCTGCTGTCCCCCCTGGCCAAGCCagcccttccccttccctgccagctctcccccagccctggggtgctGAGGGGTCGCGGGCAGGACCCCGTGGCAGGACTGGGGCTGTCCCCCCACTTTATCATCCTGCGTGTCTGggctccctctgtccccctgccGATGTGGattggggcaggagcagggccagAGCTCTCCCTGCTCAGGTCAGGTCCCCCCTCACAGCCCGCGCCTGGCAGAGCCCGGCTCACCAGCAGATCCTTGCCTGAACCCGACTTTATTGTCATTGTCCACACTTTGATGTTTTCCTTACAGCCCTGGAATCTCAGCCTTTATTTTTCCACCCTGCTCTTCCCAGGGAACGGCTGttgcctccccctgccccgccaCAACTTTTGAACCCGCTGCTGGATTCCAGGCAGGCGTGACGGAGGGGCAGAGATGGCAGAGATACAGCAtcctgccggggctggggggcagggggtcCAGCGTGGGCGCTGGGGGAGTGAATCCTCCTGCTTTGGAACCGTTTTTGAGCAGGAGTAGCAAAACTGTGGAGAAAGAGGcaaaataatgtaattttaCATCACGCAGAGCACAAATGTGCAGGTTCCTGCCTGCCTTTGCCTCCTGCCGGGGGTCAGCCCCGCGCCCCCGGCCCACCCTTGACAGCTCCTGCAAATGACCCTCTAATGACGGGATGGTCCCAGTGTGAAAGCTGTTGGAATATGTAAGCGGCcccggggaggggctgctggggaaCACCAGACACGCTTTGTTTACCCGCCGGCCGGGATGTGGATTGGGGATAATCAGGCTGGCCTGGGATGTGGAGTCGGGGCCGCTGGTCCCAGGAGGGGCGGGGTGGAGGTGGCCCCCGTCCCGTCCTGCGCAGCCACCGGGGCCACCCGCCGCCAGCCCCGACGCTTGAGGTTCAGCCCGTCCCCTCTGCTGCGTGGGGGCCACCAGTGGGTCCCCACGCGTGTGTCGTGTCCCCACCCGTGGGGGCAGCTGTGAACCTGGGGGATCCCAGACCTACGGCCGGGGCTGCAGCGGGGACAGCTCGGTCAAACGCGGGGACTGatgcaggaggagcagcccctccccagcgctGCCGTGAGGGAGGACACGGTCACCCCGGGGCACTCAAGACCCCGGGCATCGCCCCCATCACTCCTCCGGATGGGTGACCCAGAGGAGTTGGCTTGGAATTCACTGTTCTGACAGGGCATGGCCCTTCCCTTATCTCCGAGGggtaaaaaaggaggaaaatcccTTTAGCCTCCGTTCCACGCCTGCAGGTGCCTCCCTTGCTCTTGAGCAACCCCTCACAAGGGTGGGAACAGCTTCGTTCTTATCTCACATGAGCTTTGGAGCTTTCGAGCATCTTTTGCACTGTTGGAGGGACCCCGTTGCTCTGGTAGTTtcaggagcagccagagcccacctgcTCTCGGAgcaggctgcagccagagcagggagaagCTCTGGATGCAACAGATGGAACAGAGAGAAGGGGAGACTCACCCTGGCAGACCATCAGCAGCAAAAATCAGCAGAATCCAACGGGCAATTTTAtcatatatataatttattgATGAACTGTACAGCTGTGACCTTTTCGCTACCACCTCATCCAGCAAGGGGAGGAAAAGGCTTGAGCAGAGCTGTGGTTACTTGTCTGTAACAGCTGCCCACCTAGATCTGCCAGCTGGGGCTCTGGACATTGGGTAATACACTCACTTGTCTAAGTTGTAATAGAAATCTGATTGTTTTAAtagaaatataataaaattcTTCGGAGAAATGCCTAAACCCCCGGGGAGATTGAAAATCCCAGTGGTGTGGATGCTCAGCACGGCCAgacactgcagctgcagggtcCTGAGAACCTGTGGCCACTGGTGATTCCTGAGGCTGGGAAAAGCGGCATTGCCTGGGCCGTGTCGTGGCAGGGAGCGATGCTGCTGAGCTCcagtcctgctcctgctcctcagctCCTGCTTCTGTCCCAGACACAGCGGCCGCCAGCGCCGCAGATCCCTGGTGAACACAGTGCGGGGCACCCACCACAACAGAGCTGCCCCTGGGGCCACAGGGAGGTGGCTGGTGGCCTTTTCCACACAGAGCCTGGATCCAGCCAGGCACTGTGGCCACGCAGTGATGCAGAACTGCCGGGCACCCCACTCCGCCCCAGGTCTAGCCAAGGGTTTGCCAACCCACGGGTGTGTGGGCTTCAGAGATGCCCTGGTCTGTGCAGTGGTCGTGGTCCTTTGGGCACTTTTGGGCAGAGATGTGCACCTTCATGCAGGCTACGAGGTGGCCTCAGTTGCAGCCACACTCCTCGATGATCATGTCCTCGTGGTGACGGACGACGATCTCGCCCTTCTCGTAGTAGAGCATGGAGAGGGGACTCATCTTGACCGGGGAGCAGGCAGGACACGGCACCTGGTTGGGCTTGTAGAGCTGCAGCAAACTCTGTGGGAGACACGGGAAGGGCAGAACATCCCCCTGCTGCGGGCAGGGCCTGGGGGcgtggggggcacgggggatgcaggggcagccacCCCCTCTTACCTGTATGTACGCGTGGTTGGTGGGCTTGAAGGTCTCGTCCACGGGCGAGGGGCACAGCCCTTCGCAGCGGTAGGCGTTGTACTTCTTGGGGTAGACAatccagctgccccagcccgtcTGCTCGAAGTCCACCACCATGTCCACCCGCCTGCACagggccctgccctgctcccgcGCGGTGGCCGCGGCAGCGTCGCTCACTTTGATCCTCTGCTTCTCCATCCTGTTCCTGCGGTGCCGGCGCGTCCCCGCGCCCTGCGAGCTGTCACGCATGATGTACTTGGAGGTCTCCGCGGTCCTGATGAGGCTGTGGTCTCCTGGAGACTTGTCtttggagaagacgagcagcaGGACTCTATCTGCCACatcctggggcagggctgggtcccCGTGGCCGGTGTCCCTCGGGACAGTGGTGGCCGGGGCAGCCGACCCTCTCACCTCCCACTGCTCCCTTCCCGTGGGACTGTGGTGCCCAGCGACCACGGCTTGATGGAGCCAGGACCGGAGCAGGTTGGTGACCTCAAAGACTTTCCAGGAGGCCTGGGTGGCAGAGGGGCTGCCAGCCACGGTGCCCAGGAAGAGCTGGTGGGCACAGGTCCCATCTCCCCGGCACCTGCGCCGCTGGCTGTGGTAGATGTCCAGGGAGACGTTGTGGGCACGGGAGGGGCCAGGCAGGCGGACGCGGAGCTGAGCCAGACTCACCTCCTGGCTTCTGGAGAGGGAGGACATGTCGAAGGAGAGCGCCCAGCGGGAGCCGTTCTGCAGGGAGCCTGAAAGCCAAGGGCAGGGTGAGGGGACATGGTGCCAGGGgtgccagagctgggggagacgGTGCCCTCGCGTACTGCCAGGGAACCATCCCTGCCGTGGGAACCCGAGGGGCGGGAGAAAGCTGCTGGATCCACCTGAGAGCCAGCGAGAGCCTCAGGCAGGGCTGGTCCTGGGAAGGGGGTTGGTCCTGGGAACGGGGATGCTCGGGACAGCGGGGATCCCTGGACAGGCATGCATGGGGACGGTGCAGGTCCCGGGGATGGTGCTGGTCCCAGGACAGGGAGGCTCGGGGACAGTGGCAGTCCCGGGAAGAGGGACGGTGCTGATCCCGGGGACAGGGTTGCCCGGGAACCGTAAGGGACCCAGGGACAGTGCCGGTCCCACGACAGAGATGCCCGGGAGCGGCGCCGGTCCTGGAAACGGTGCGGGAAACAGTGCGGGTCCCAGGACAGGGATGCTCGGGGACACTGCGAGTCCCGGGGACGGTGCCGGTCCCAGGATAGGGATGCCCGGGGCCGCGGCCCCACTCACCGTGTGGGGAGAGGCTgagagcggcggcggcggcggcgcggagcggggcgggaggggcgcggagcagctgcagcatcagCGGGGGGCAgcgcggcggggcgcgggccgGGGCGCGGGTCGGTGCCCAGGTGAGCGCCCGGGTGGATGCTCCGGTCGGTGCCCAGGTGAGCGCCCGGGTCGGTGCGCAGCCCAGGCGGAGCAGGGCGAGGGCGCAGAGCGCGagcgcggagcggagcgggacCCGCATGTCTGCCCGGGCCACCCGCGGCCGCCCTATTTGTACAGCGGCCCCGAGCGCCGCCCCGGGCGGCCCGGCACCCCCCTCCCCGACAGCCCCCTCCCCTCTTCTCCCCGTCCCTCTTCCCGTCCCTCCGTCCCTATCTCtatcctccctcccctccaccccaTCTACCTCCCGGCCATCCCTCCCCGGTTCCATCTCCCTCGTCCCTCGCCCTactcttttctccctctctccttctccccaTCCTTCCCCCGCTGCCTCCAGCCTCACCCAtccttccatccatccctgcctcaTCCCTGCATTCCTCCAgttcttctctttctccccgTCCCCATCTCCCTCCGTCCCTgtggctgggggtggggggcggCCACCCCCGCGCTGTGCGAGGACACGGCCCGGGACCCCTGGGGACGAGTGACGCAGGCACATCCCCACCCCAGTccatcctgccctgctccttggAGAAGGGAGCAGCACCTGGGGCACCCGTGAGCCCCAATCTCTCCGGGGTGGGGGTGCCAACGGGGGTCCTACCCCTCGCCACCCTCCCGGAGAGGCGACACTCGTCCGTTCCGGGGGGAAACGTGCTCAGTCCTCCCGCGGGGCACCGGGAACCTGGGGGCCGCTCCCGGTTTATTCCCCCGCTCTCAGCCCCGCACCTCGCGCCCAGACGGTGGCGGGGTGACGTCACGGCCGTGCAGGGTGACGTCACGGCTCCCGGCGGCCGTCGGCAGGGGGCGCCGCTCGCTCGGCCGCGCTGGGGCGCCCCGGGCCCGCCGCCCTTCCAAGCGCTGAGTCTCGCGAGAGCCGCGCGCGCCTCTCGCGGGAGCGGGGTGGCGGGCGaacatggcggcggcggcggcggctgagGGCGCCGAGCCCCCCCCGGagcctcccccggccccggagcccccggccccgccagaGCCGCCCGCTACGGACGCCGAGACCGGGTATGTCCCTCCCTGGGCGGGCCCGAGGGACCCCCGTACCCCCCCGTACCGTAAGGGCTCCGCGGGACCTGGCCCCGTTGCcatgggaacggggatgggggtCCCGGCCCTCCCCGGGGGTGTCGGGGGGCGACACCGGGGGCCAGGCCCCGGGTCCGGTCTGTGCCCCGCGGTGCGGGGTCGGGGGTGGGCGCTCCGCTCTGACCGCTCTGCCCCGGCAGGGGGGACGCCGCCATGGTCGATGTCAGCGCGGCCCTGGAGACCGAGTCGGCCAACGGGAAGGAGCCCCTGGTAGGTGCTGTGGGCACGGAGGGGGCTGGCTCAGCCCGAAGGGTAGCATCCCCTAGCGCCGGCATTGGTTCCTTAAAGGATTGTTTTGGAGGTTAAATCTTCACCCGTGCGGCTCATCCTCACGAACTGAGTGTACAAAACAGCTCCAGCCTGCTCGCAGTGCGGCCGTGGATTAGGGGAATGGATTTATTCCCTCTAAACTCCTGTCGTGGCAGATTCCTGCCCAAAGCCGCTGTGCTGTCTGCCCCGGGCGCTGTTTGATTCCTGGCTCTGCTCCGGTTCCAGGATGCTGCCGGGGACGGCGCCGAAGCCATGGATGTCCAGGGGGGCTCGGGGGACGAGGAGAACGTGCGGCAGCTTGGCGAGATCGAGCTGCAGTGTGGCATCTGCACCAAGTGGTTCACAGCTGACACCTTCGGCATCGACACCACGTACGTGAGCTGGGCCAGCATGGGGCTTTGGTAGCAAAAGTGGAGTGTTTGGAGTCTGAGTTCCCAAGGACCAAGGCCCTGTCTATGTCCTTGAACACTTGGGAACTGGTGTGTTGTGTAAATAAAGCTTTGTCTGTTGTAAAAGCACTCCCATGAAACACCACTGAGCCTCTAAGATGTTTGCGGTTTTAGGAGGGGAAGGAATAATTGGGTTTTAACCTGGAATAATTAGTTTCTTAACGAAGCTGCTTTTTCCCAGGTCTTGTCTGCCCTTCATGACCAACTACAGCTTCCACTGCAACGTGTGCCACCACAGTGGGAACACCTACTTCCTgaggaaacaagcgagtgagtTTGGGAAAAGGACGTTGGGAGATGTTTTGTGCAAGGTCAACCTGGAGGTTTGGTTTTGTCTGAAGTCGGTGGGTGGGTTCTGCTGAGGCTTTTGGAGTATGACCCAAAATCCCATATTAATAACCATGTGTGGcttcttctaaaaatgtttTGCTACTAATTTATGAAAGTAGTGTAAATGGTTCAGCGAGGCCTGGGTCAGCACAGAGTTTAGGAGGTTTTGCAGTTACTTGGGGTGATCACTGTGTACATGGGTGTCTGATCTTCCCACCAAGTGTAATTGTAGCCCTGGGGTGTTTTGTTTCTCAGATCTCAAGGAAATGTGCCTTAGTGCTCTGGCCAACCTCACGTGGCAGTCGAGGACGCAAgatgagcaccccaaaacgaTGTTCTCCAAGGATAAGGTTTGGCTGTTGTGAACTGCCTTGGGCTCACGTCAGGGCTGGTGTCAGTGAGGAGCAGCtcacagaaatgttttctgttcttACAGGATATTATCCCGTTCATTGATAAATACTGGGAGTGTATGACAACACGGCAGAGGCCTGGGAAAATGACTTGGCCCAATAATATTGTCAAAACCATGGTAAGAATTGAGGGTAAATCTGTGAAAGAATTCCTGCAAATTTTGGTTTTCTGATGTTGGTGTGTGCTGAGGGCTGGGCTTGGAGCTACAGGGTGAAGATGCTGGTGCTTCTTAGGCAGCTGATGTACCTAACACATAGTAGGAACTACTGGGGCTTAAACACTTGCTAATGAATTTGTTATGATATTACCCTGTGTAACTAAAACTGCTTTGCTTTAGTGTAAAGAAAGAGATGTGTTCCTGGTGAAAGAGCATCCAGACCCAGGCAGTAAAGACCCAGAGGAAGATTACCCCAAGTTTGGGCTTCTAGACCAGGTATGTAATGAGAGACAGGAGGAAGGCGGGGAGCTGAGAGGAGGGGTGGGGGGTCCTGGTACCTTTCTGCTCAGTCGATGGGCAGATCTCTGCCACGAGCCTGTGTTGTGCCAGCAGTGGATGggagctccagcacctggagtgCCCTGCCCAGGCTCAGAGTGGTCCCTTTGACCAAGTCTGTACAGCAGATTATTTGATCTCTTGCAGGATCTTGCCAATATTGGTCCAGCCTATGACAACCAGAAGCAGAACAACGCCGTGTCCACAAGTGGAAGCTTAAATGGCAAGTTCTTTACTCGGGAGGGGTTTGGGTATTTGGGACTAAGATGCATTTCCCCGTCCTCTGGGCATCTCTGCAGTTAAACTGTCGTGTGAACTGAGCTTGTGCTTGTGCTCAGAACAGTCTCACTGTGCATTTTTATAGAAAGATTAACTTCACTTCTTGGGAAGGTTCAGCCGTTTCTTTGCGGCGACCAGATAAATCGAGATGCTCACTGAAAGCTGAGCTTGTCACTTTTCTCCTAGAATGGTTTTAATTTATCTCCTTGAGTTATTCAGATTTCCTGTTGCTCTCCCTCTAAGAGTTGAAAGTAGCTGGAGGAAgtataaatatgtatattttatatgtatattAAACATACATGTGTATGTTTAATTCCCTGTGTTCACTGCTTGTGTTTTGCTGTTCCTTTCTGCGGATGACTTCTGTGCTGTCAGCTTTCCCATCTTGATGAGAGTACTCAGGGCAACCTTGCTGCAGTAAATGAACTGCTAATGGGTTTATATATTAATAATCTTTATTAAGCACATCCCAGTAGTACAGACAGGAGttatttggggctttttaaagCAGGTTATAGATATCTGAGGTGTGTTGTTTCCATGTCATGCactggtttttttctatttaatttctgGGACACTGACAAACATGTGGTGCCACTTCTGTTCTTGCAGGTGGAGCCTCTCTGGGAGGTGAATATTTACCTTTCAGCTTCTAAAACTTAAGTATTGCTGTTTGCAAAGCTTTTTTTGCTCGATTCTCTTAGAAGCCAAAGTCAATCAAAAATGAAAGTGTGCCCTGATGTGATTGCAGTTGGATTTCAATACAAACCAGCAATTCCATTCTTTAATCTTTGGTAGTTAGAAGCTTTTAATTGCCATATTCTGCCCTACTTGACTGGTGtacaggttttatttatttattttacacttatgtttatttttattctgcatCAGTTGACCTGATGTAGTTTTAATGCTTGAATAATTGCTCTGAAATTTACAGTGCAATGGTTTGGGCAAGTAACTGTTGACAAACCGGAGAGCCTGAATGTTTGTCTGCACTGAAATCAGTGAGTGCAGCTGGATCAGGTCATGTTTGTGCAGAATATGGTATTCCCTGGATGGTTTGGATCCCTTACACTGTAAGGGAATGCTGGTAATGGAAGAGCTGACTGGATTTTTAGTTACCACACGAATGCGGTTCGTGAAGGTGTTTATCTACAGTACATGACATTTCCATCATTTTCCTTACAAATCAGCAGCGATATCTTTGGAAATAGCAGGATGATAAATTGCATATatgatttaatttattaaaacgTGCCAATATTAGTTTGATTTGACATGTAGCTTTTCCTGTACTACAGTTTTATAACTGAGTGCTGAGTTCAGACTGATTTGCTGTTCAATCATGGAACTGGCTTTAGTAGTACTGAAGAGAAACACctcttgcttttcattttccctcAACTTAggtgtattttattttgtagaTGGAAATTGAACATTAAGTGCTTATTGCTGGTTGGTGTCAGTGTTCCTCCAGCACAGGGTCACTGGGTTGGTGGCTGTGCTGTAGGGTgggtttctgctgcttctgcagaaaTAGATTTGAGCTGTAACTGGAATCTCcatgaataataataataatgcccCTGAAATGGATCCCATTGCTGTTGCCTGTAAATCTTCTGATGACAGAAAAGATTCTTAATTCTCACCTGAAAAGCTCAGGTTGAGCTTGTTTTGCTGCTCAATCTCCTTTAGCTTCTGCTCCAAATTTAGACGCCTCAAAAGCTGACCAGAAGCCAGCTGGCAAATGAAAGTTGTGGATTTTGCTGTGCTTGTTGGCAGTGAAGCCTGGTTCACGTTAACTGTGGACAAAGGCACCTGAGCCCACGAGCTGATTTTGGTTTGGCTGCTCTGCCCCTCTCTCCCTGGAGATTCCGTGCGTGCGGGCGCTGCCGAGCAGCTCCTTACTGTGCCTGGTTTGTGTGTCCAGGGGGAATGGCTGCTGGGGGCAGCGGGAAGGGCCGAGGAGCCAAGCGCAAGCAGCAGGACGGAGGGACCACAGGAACAGCCAAGAAAACGCGGAGGTGAGAGCAGAGGCGCCATGAGggtgcagggatgggcacagggatggaggCAGGGATGGCCAGCAGTCGGGGACAGTGGCACTTGTGGTACTTTAAGCTGCCTcccagctgcctctgccctgGGTGGGTGTCTGGGGTCACTCCAGAGCCCTGTGATGTCACTGATGAGCCACAGGCTGTAAATGATTTGCAGTGGATAAGTGTGTGCTCGTTTCACACAGGCACAGGTGTGCAGCCCCTGagcacagggacagctctgcaggggtgtcctggggtgaccTGTGACAGCACCTGGGAGATGCCAGCGTGGagtttctgtgtttcagtgaCCCGTTGTTTTCGGCTCAGCGCCTGCCCCCCCACGGGTACCCTCTGGAGCACCCCTTCAACAAGGACGGGTATCGCTACATCCTGGCCGAGCCCGACCCCCACGCACCCGACCCAGAAAAGCTGGAGCTGGACTGTTGGGCAGGAAAACCCATTCCTGGGGATCTGTACAGAGCCTGCCTGTATGAACGagtgctcctggccctgcatgaCCGAGGTACAGAGCTCGTGAATCTGTCCAGGTTGTGTTTCCTTGCAGAGGCATCTGGGCAAGCTCTTGTTACCAGTCAGTGATGTTCCAGGTGCCACTGCTCTCAGAGGTGCAGAGGTTAAATCCACCTCTGCGTGGTCGCTTGCCTTTTGACATCACCACGTTAGAAACCAAAAATAAGTGCTTGTGTGCtcccctgcagctccccagctgaAGATCTCTGACGACAGACTGACTGTTATTGGCGAGAAGGGCTATTCCATGGTGAGAGCCTCACACGGCGTGCGGAAAGGAGCCTGGTACTTCGAAATCTCCATGGATGAGATGCCTCCAGACACAGCTGCCAGATTAGGCTGGTCACAGCCCTTGGGTAAAtaattttacaaaatatttcttagCAGGTGCTCCTGCTACACTCCATGTGTTCATGACAAAGTGTTTGTCTCCGCAGGGAACCTCCAGGCCCCTCTGGGATACGACAAGTTCAGTTACTCCTGGCGCAGCAAAAAGGGAACCAAGTTTCACCAGTCCATAGGGAAACACTATTCCTCTGGCTACGGACAGGGCGATGTCCTGGGATTTTACATCAGCCTTCCAGAGGATACTGAGACAGCCAAATCCCTGCCTGACACCTACAAAGACAAGGTGAGGTGCGAGTTCACTGTTGGATTAAGCATTGGCAGGTGGAGAACTGGAAAACAAGTTGCTGTGGCCTCACTCGCACCCCTGTCCGTGCATCCTTCCCACCCTGCCTCTGGGTACCTCTGTGGTTCATAGGGGAGAGGTCCAAAGTGTTGGTCTCAAGAAAGCAAAATCCTCCTGGATGAGATTGCCCACATCTCCTTTC contains:
- the NODAL gene encoding nodal homolog, translated to MRVPLRSALALCALALLRLGCAPTRALTWAPTGASTRALTWAPTRAPARAPPRCPPLMLQLLRAPPAPLRAAAAAALSLSPHGSLQNGSRWALSFDMSSLSRSQEVSLAQLRVRLPGPSRAHNVSLDIYHSQRRRCRGDGTCAHQLFLGTVAGSPSATQASWKVFEVTNLLRSWLHQAVVAGHHSPTGREQWEVRGSAAPATTVPRDTGHGDPALPQDVADRVLLLVFSKDKSPGDHSLIRTAETSKYIMRDSSQGAGTRRHRRNRMEKQRIKVSDAAAATAREQGRALCRRVDMVVDFEQTGWGSWIVYPKKYNAYRCEGLCPSPVDETFKPTNHAYIQSLLQLYKPNQVPCPACSPVKMSPLSMLYYEKGEIVVRHHEDMIIEECGCN
- the ASH2L gene encoding set1/Ash2 histone methyltransferase complex subunit ASH2 isoform X1 — protein: MAAAAAAEGAEPPPEPPPAPEPPAPPEPPATDAETGGDAAMVDVSAALETESANGKEPLDAAGDGAEAMDVQGGSGDEENVRQLGEIELQCGICTKWFTADTFGIDTTSCLPFMTNYSFHCNVCHHSGNTYFLRKQANLKEMCLSALANLTWQSRTQDEHPKTMFSKDKDIIPFIDKYWECMTTRQRPGKMTWPNNIVKTMCKERDVFLVKEHPDPGSKDPEEDYPKFGLLDQDLANIGPAYDNQKQNNAVSTSGSLNGGASLGGGMAAGGSGKGRGAKRKQQDGGTTGTAKKTRSDPLFSAQRLPPHGYPLEHPFNKDGYRYILAEPDPHAPDPEKLELDCWAGKPIPGDLYRACLYERVLLALHDRAPQLKISDDRLTVIGEKGYSMVRASHGVRKGAWYFEISMDEMPPDTAARLGWSQPLGNLQAPLGYDKFSYSWRSKKGTKFHQSIGKHYSSGYGQGDVLGFYISLPEDTETAKSLPDTYKDKALIKFKSYLYFEEKDFVDKAEKSLKQAPGSQIIFFKNGVSQGVAFKDIFEGVYFPAISLYKGCTVSINFGPYFKYPPRDITYHPMSDMGWGAVVEHTLADVLYHVETEVDGRRSPPWEP
- the ASH2L gene encoding set1/Ash2 histone methyltransferase complex subunit ASH2 isoform X2, with the translated sequence MAAAAAAEGAEPPPEPPPAPEPPAPPEPPATDAETGGDAAMVDVSAALETESANGKEPLDAAGDGAEAMDVQGGSGDEENVRQLGEIELQCGICTKWFTADTFGIDTTSCLPFMTNYSFHCNVCHHSGNTYFLRKQANLKEMCLSALANLTWQSRTQDEHPKTMFSKDKDIIPFIDKYWECMTTRQRPGKMTWPNNIVKTMCKERDVFLVKEHPDPGSKDPEEDYPKFGLLDQDLANIGPAYDNQKQNNAVSTSGSLNGGMAAGGSGKGRGAKRKQQDGGTTGTAKKTRSDPLFSAQRLPPHGYPLEHPFNKDGYRYILAEPDPHAPDPEKLELDCWAGKPIPGDLYRACLYERVLLALHDRAPQLKISDDRLTVIGEKGYSMVRASHGVRKGAWYFEISMDEMPPDTAARLGWSQPLGNLQAPLGYDKFSYSWRSKKGTKFHQSIGKHYSSGYGQGDVLGFYISLPEDTETAKSLPDTYKDKALIKFKSYLYFEEKDFVDKAEKSLKQAPGSQIIFFKNGVSQGVAFKDIFEGVYFPAISLYKGCTVSINFGPYFKYPPRDITYHPMSDMGWGAVVEHTLADVLYHVETEVDGRRSPPWEP